A part of Primulina eburnea isolate SZY01 chromosome 10, ASM2296580v1, whole genome shotgun sequence genomic DNA contains:
- the LOC140802986 gene encoding cationic amino acid transporter 2, vacuolar-like, with amino-acid sequence MGFLRDAHKDCSDGVAGGLRCLVRRKQVDSSHSKSAPPGSDHNRLAKALSIPHLVAIGVGATIGAGVYILVGTVAREHSGPALTFSFLIAGIAAALSAFCYAELASRCPSAGSAYHYSYICAGEGVAWLIGWALILEYTIGGSAVARGISPNLAMLFGGPNSLPSFLARQTIPGLGIVVDPCATVLIFVVTGLLCVGIKESTFVQGIVTSANVCAMIFVIIAGGYLGIKTGWPGYELSTGYLPFGANGMLAGASTVFFAYIGFDAVASTAEEVKNPQRDLPLGIGLSLSLCCTLYMLVSAIIVGLVPYYALDPDTPISSAFASHGVKWAAYIIAVGACTALCSTLMGSILPQPRILMAMARDGLLPSFFSDVNKSTQVPVKSTVVTGLLSGFLAFFMDVDQLSGMVSVGTLLAFTMVAISVLILRYVPPDKVPLLAHFQEAIDSVSVRYSNNNCPGNANVEHTKDHATSPESSVPLLADKEISVEYPFLEKAVKKFKFILSEGNRRKIAGWSILLTCVGVLVLTSAASTMSLNSSLRYALCGIGGFLLLSGLVSLTSMDQDDARHSFGHTGGFICPFIPLLPIASILINVYLLINLGSSTWIRVSIWLAVGVFIYIFYGRKHSSLQDAVYVPATWVDEIYETSSNSLP; translated from the exons GAGTTGGTGCAACAATTGGTGCTGGGGTTTATATTCTTGTCGGTACCGTTGCTAGGGAGCATTCTGGGCCAGCCCTTACCTTTTCCTTTCTTATAGCTGGAATAGCGGCCGCCCTTTCTGCTTTCTGTTATGCCGAGCTAGCAAGTCGATGCCCTTCTGCTGGAAGTGCATATCATTATTCTTACATCTGTGCTGGAGAAGG TGTTGCTTGGTTGATTGGTTGGGCATTGATATTGGAATACACCATTGGAGGTTCGGCCGTTGCTCGTGGCATATCCCCTAATCTG GCGATGCTTTTTGGAGGTCCAAATAGTCTCCCTTCTTTTCTAGCTCGCCAAACTATTCCCGGGCTTGGTATTGTGGTTGATCCATGTGCAACTGTCTTAATTTTTGTGGTCACAGGGCTTTTGTGCGTGGGAATCAAGGAG AGTACGTTTGTCCAAGGAATCGTAACTTCAGCAAATGTATGCGCCATGATCTTTGTCATTATAGCTGGTGGATATTTAGGCATTAAGACTGGATGGCCTGGCTATGAACTTTCCACTGG ATATTTACCCTTTGGGGCTAATGGGATGCTTGCTGGTGCTTCAACAGTATTTTTTGCATATATAGGATTTGATGCGGTCGCTAGTACAGCAGAAGAG GTAAAAAACCCTCAACGGGACCTACCACTGGGCATTGGCTTATCATTATCCTTATGTTGCACGCTTTACATGCTAGTTTCTGCGATCATAGTTGGTTTAGTGCCCTATTACGCCTTGGATCCTGACACTCCTATTTCCTCTGCCTTTGCTAGCCATGGTGTTAAGTGGGCAGC TTATATCATAGCTGTTGGAGCTTGTACTGCTCTTTGTTCAACATTGATGGGGTCTATCCTGCCACAG CCACGAATTCTAATGGCAATGGCCAGAGATGGACTGCTGCCGTCATTTTTTTCAGATGTCAATAAAAGCACTCAAGTTCCTGTGAAAAGTACTGTAGTAACCGGTTTACTTTCCGGATTCTTGGCATTCTTCATGGATGTGGACCAGTTATCGGGAATG GTTAGTGTTGGCACACTTCTTGCATTTACCATGGTGGCAATCTCGGTGCTGATACTGAGATATGTCCCACCAGACAAGGTTCCTCTTCTGGCACATTTTCAGGAAGCAATAGATTCAGTTTCAGTGCGTTACAGCAACAACAATTGTCCTGGAAACGCCAATGTGGAGCACACAAAAGATCATGCGACATCTCCGGAAAGCAGTGTTCCACTTTTAGCGGACAAAGAAATATCTGTTGAGTATCCTTTCTTAGAGAAAGCAGTGAAGAAATTCAAAT TTATTTTGAGTGAAGGAAATCGTAGGAAGATTGCTGGCTGGTCGATCTTGCTTACATGTGTTGGTGTACTAGTTCTAACTTCAGCAGCTTCAACTATGAGCCTTAACAG CTCTCTTCGATATGCACTTTGTGGAATTGGTGGCTTTCTTCTTCTCTCTGGCCTAGTATCACTCACCTCTATGGATCAAGATGATGCAAGGCATAGTTTTGGGCACACTGGAG GTTTCATTTGCCCATTCATTCCACTGCTACCTATCGCCTCCATACTCATCAATGTCTACTTATTAATCAATCTCGG ATCTTCTACTTGGATCCGTGTTTCTATATGGCTGGCGGTAGGAGTATTTATCTACATTTTCTACGGCCGGAAGCATAGCTCGTTGCAGGATGCAGTCTACGTCCCTGCAACTTGGGTCGATGAAATATACGAAACTTCTAGCAACTCTCTGCCGTAG